One window from the genome of Clostridiales bacterium encodes:
- a CDS encoding PIG-L family deacetylase, with the protein MKLNDKAIKYIPDGTEQTKAISRTTHLCIAAHQDDIEFMAFSPMAECFGSKDKWFCGVVTTDGAGSPRNGLYANYTDEDMKAIRITEQKKAATVGEYTAQILLGYSSSQVKDKNNESVINDYVEILKSTKPKYVYIHNLADKHETHVATAVKAIKAMRRLDDKDKPKKVYGCEVWRDLDWLNDDEKIIMDCSRHQNLARALSSVFDSQIAGGKRYDIAVEGRRNANATFGQSHSCDTYTALNYAMDLTPLIHNDTIDIAEYITAYIQRFKDSVTDTLKDLL; encoded by the coding sequence ATGAAATTGAATGATAAAGCAATAAAATACATACCCGACGGAACGGAACAAACAAAAGCTATAAGCCGTACCACACACCTCTGTATCGCTGCGCATCAGGACGATATAGAGTTTATGGCGTTCAGTCCCATGGCGGAATGCTTTGGAAGCAAAGACAAATGGTTTTGCGGCGTGGTAACTACCGACGGCGCGGGATCTCCTCGAAACGGCTTGTATGCAAATTACACTGACGAGGACATGAAAGCAATACGCATAACCGAGCAAAAGAAAGCGGCGACTGTAGGCGAATACACCGCGCAAATTCTACTTGGTTATTCTTCTTCGCAAGTAAAGGATAAAAATAACGAAAGCGTTATAAACGATTATGTGGAAATATTAAAATCGACAAAGCCCAAATACGTGTATATCCATAACCTCGCGGATAAGCACGAAACCCACGTGGCAACGGCAGTTAAAGCCATTAAAGCAATGCGCCGGCTCGACGACAAAGACAAACCGAAAAAGGTTTACGGTTGTGAAGTGTGGCGTGACTTGGATTGGCTCAACGACGATGAAAAAATAATTATGGATTGCAGTCGCCATCAAAACCTTGCGAGAGCTTTATCTTCCGTGTTCGACAGTCAGATAGCCGGCGGCAAACGGTATGACATTGCCGTGGAGGGCAGACGGAATGCTAACGCCACGTTCGGGCAAAGCCATTCGTGCGATACATACACGGCGTTAAACTACGCTATGGATTTGACTCCGCTCATTCACAATGATACAATAGATATAGCCGAGTACATTACGGCGTATATACAACGTTTTAAGGACAGTGTAACCGACACCTTAAAGGACTTACTATGA
- a CDS encoding galactose-1-phosphate uridylyltransferase, translated as MTDLRQIQDLIQYAKERLGLDTRDEMYVKNRLLELDDEDAVFGALSLMPSEIDKRFKDILETKGSKAATDWFYRYCVSNKYVKRDELDKNPRFDASNGLTVTINKAKPEFKDPNKAKAGNSVDGGFAKCVICRENEGYGARHKRNLRTVSITLGGKQWFWQYSPYGYFNEHGIAVNCEHTPMHVDRQTLENLMDFVDLFPHYFIGCNAALQRIGGSVLAHDHYQGGGEVLPLHKAKIKTEVKDKQYPTATAGILDWPGTVIRIKSKDRNEVIDIADRIRQAWVEYNDPALGIIAKDENGVHNAVSPTVVKSADGYEMNVILRSNITSEKYPDGVFHAHPEYHSVKKESIGLIEAQGLFILPGRLESELAELEKFIEHKKPLPPEYAQFKLVYDETKKLYESGKFKTVHAAMQEELGSICYRILQNTAVFKDEKDMLEFLSSAGFEI; from the coding sequence ATGACCGACCTACGGCAAATACAAGACTTAATACAATACGCGAAAGAGCGTTTGGGACTTGACACGCGCGACGAAATGTACGTCAAGAACAGGCTGCTCGAACTCGACGACGAGGACGCCGTTTTCGGCGCGCTGTCACTCATGCCGTCCGAAATAGATAAGCGTTTTAAGGATATTCTCGAAACCAAAGGCAGTAAAGCCGCGACCGATTGGTTTTACAGATACTGTGTAAGCAACAAGTACGTTAAACGCGACGAGCTGGATAAAAACCCCCGCTTCGACGCAAGCAACGGACTTACCGTAACCATCAATAAAGCGAAGCCCGAATTCAAAGACCCGAACAAAGCGAAAGCAGGTAACAGCGTGGACGGCGGTTTTGCCAAGTGCGTTATTTGTCGCGAGAACGAAGGGTACGGCGCAAGGCACAAGCGCAATCTTCGCACGGTATCTATAACGCTCGGCGGCAAACAATGGTTTTGGCAGTATTCGCCGTACGGGTATTTCAACGAGCATGGAATCGCAGTAAACTGCGAGCATACCCCCATGCACGTAGACAGACAAACGCTTGAAAACCTAATGGACTTTGTAGACCTTTTCCCGCACTACTTTATAGGCTGTAATGCGGCTTTACAGAGGATAGGCGGTAGCGTGCTTGCACACGATCACTACCAAGGCGGCGGAGAGGTGTTGCCGCTACACAAGGCGAAGATAAAAACCGAAGTAAAGGACAAACAGTATCCGACCGCAACGGCAGGTATACTCGATTGGCCGGGAACGGTCATACGGATAAAAAGCAAAGACCGCAACGAGGTTATAGATATAGCGGATAGAATACGGCAAGCATGGGTAGAGTACAACGATCCCGCGCTCGGCATCATAGCAAAGGACGAAAACGGCGTGCATAACGCCGTAAGTCCGACTGTCGTAAAAAGCGCGGACGGCTACGAAATGAACGTTATACTGCGCAGTAATATAACGAGCGAAAAGTATCCCGACGGCGTGTTCCACGCTCATCCCGAATACCATTCCGTAAAGAAAGAGAGTATAGGCTTAATAGAAGCGCAGGGCTTGTTCATACTGCCGGGAAGGCTGGAAAGCGAGCTTGCCGAACTGGAAAAGTTTATTGAACATAAAAAGCCGCTACCGCCCGAATATGCACAGTTCAAGCTCGTGTACGACGAAACGAAGAAGCTGTACGAGAGTGGAAAGTTCAAAACCGTTCATGCCGCCATGCAAGAGGAATTGGGCAGTATTTGTTACAGGATACTGCAAAATACGGCGGTGTTCAAAGACGAAAAGGATATGTTGGAATTTTTAAGTAGTGCGGGGTTTGAGATATGA
- the nagB gene encoding glucosamine-6-phosphate deaminase, with product MHIIITKDYDELSEKAARIIIETVRQKPNAVLGLATGTTPLGLYKNLIADHKENGTSYKNIRTVNLDEYKGLPATHPQSYAYFMRKNLFDHIDIDIANTYIENGVATDEQAECERYDEILEKLPREIQLLGLGSNGHIAFNEPGTSFESTTHVVTLAESTIKDNARLFNDISEVPRKAYTMGLKSIMQAKKIIVLANGLNKAEIVSKLMYGKPSEELPASILYNHKDCTVILDQEAASRL from the coding sequence ATGCACATAATCATAACAAAAGACTACGACGAGCTTAGCGAGAAAGCGGCTCGGATAATAATAGAAACGGTTCGGCAAAAACCTAACGCCGTTCTGGGCTTAGCTACGGGAACAACACCGCTCGGACTGTACAAAAATCTTATTGCCGACCACAAAGAGAACGGGACAAGCTATAAGAATATTCGCACCGTCAATCTCGACGAATACAAAGGGCTACCCGCAACACACCCCCAAAGCTATGCGTATTTCATGCGGAAGAATCTATTCGACCATATAGATATAGACATAGCTAACACCTACATAGAAAACGGTGTAGCAACGGATGAACAAGCCGAATGCGAGCGATACGACGAAATACTCGAAAAGCTCCCGAGAGAGATACAACTATTGGGCTTGGGCAGTAACGGACATATAGCGTTCAACGAACCGGGGACAAGCTTCGAGAGTACGACGCATGTAGTGACACTTGCCGAAAGTACAATAAAGGATAACGCACGACTTTTTAACGATATATCCGAAGTGCCGAGAAAAGCATACACTATGGGCTTGAAAAGCATAATGCAAGCGAAGAAGATAATCGTGCTCGCAAACGGACTGAACAAAGCCGAAATAGTGTCGAAACTTATGTACGGTAAACCAAGCGAGGAATTGCCCGCAAGCATATTGTATAACCACAAGGACTGTACTGTAATATTAGACCAAGAGGCGGCGAGCAGATTATGA